A genome region from Solanum pennellii chromosome 12, SPENNV200 includes the following:
- the LOC107006862 gene encoding protein SPEAR1-like, translating to MGSNYFGESNFVNERSSSSSSGSSRKNKKNNSEKPNKQPQRGLGVAQLEKIRLHSEMGANYLHNNNPYANNLTQEDMRLQATYSSSSSFSYSTTSSTYGFPNHQGIMMGMSGIEGANIRYGDSQPNSRQSTWHPGTVYDPQVYAQPNMTRHHHNMQIEDSMERRRKKDRSDSIGSNSQNSESNGCQDLDLELRLSL from the exons atgggGAGCAATTATTTTGGTGAATCAAACTTTGTAAATGAAAgatcatcttcatcttcatcaggatcatcaagaaaaaacaagaaaaataattcagAAAAACCAAACAAACAACCACAAAGAGGACTTGGTGTTGCTCAATTAGAGAAAATTAGATTGCATAGTGAAATGGGTGCTAATTATCTTCACAATAATAATCCTTATGCCAACAATCTCACTCAg GAGGATATGAGACTACAAGCaacatattcatcatcttcatcttttTCATACTCAACAACTTCTTCTACTTATGGTTTTCCCAACCACCAAGGCATTATG ATGGGAATGAGTGGTATTGAAGGAGCAAATATCAGATATGGAGATTCTCAGCCTAATTCTAGACAAAG TACATGGCATCCTGGCACAGTATATGATCCTCAAGTGTATGCTCAACCTAATATGACTAGACATCACCACAACATGCAAATAGAG gaTTCAATGGAAAGGAGGAGAAAGAAAGATAGAAGTGACTCTATTGGTTCAAATAGTCAAAATTCTGAATCAAATGGCTGTCAAGATTTAGATTTGGAGCTCAGACTTTCTCTTtga